The following coding sequences are from one Dreissena polymorpha isolate Duluth1 chromosome 8, UMN_Dpol_1.0, whole genome shotgun sequence window:
- the LOC127842244 gene encoding neuronal acetylcholine receptor subunit beta-2-like: MFSGIRGTLALNCFLTIGLAVGQSGSDVNDVITLLFTTQKYNKKVRPLKDQTMEMDIPVTFYLNSVIEFDEAKEALKTAGFLSLVWIDEYLQWNSSQFNGIDSIFLPQDDIWKPDISLKNSFASFTGLGSSYLNVYVRNTGEVFWYPYQVLESTCDVEIRYFPFDVQTCNLKFTAWSYTKTDVDINRGGENIILSDYMPNSMWDIQSTAAREVNTDESAVVFEIKLKRKPGFYIINVIVPVVLLSFLNTFSFVLPITSGERASYSVTLFLSLAVFLTIVASSLPKNSDSVSLLSIYLILMTVASTLIVVLCLVEARLAARSTTDHHIDKGFLFVHKLAKILRCKTCTRIQSVLPHDNTEENMNKVKDNAGAIVFEDVNWIDIVASMDVLLFIFFMTLTILGAFVIFAKAASH; the protein is encoded by the exons ATGTTTTCCGGTATCAGAGGAACATTGGCATTGAATTGCTTTTTAACGATCGGGCTTGCTGTGGGTCAAAGCGGTTCGGACGTCAATGATGTCATTACGCTATTATTCACGacacaaaaatataataagaaagtCCGACCTCTGAAAGATCAGACGATGGAGATGGATATACCTGTTACTTTTTATCTGAACT CTGTTATCGAGTTCGATGAAGCGAAAGAAGCATTAAAAACAGCCGGTTTCCTCTCATTGGTATGGATTGACGAGTACCTTCAATGGAACAGTTCACAGTTTAACGGAATCGACAGTATTTTTCTC CCCCAAGATGACATATGGAAGCCAGACATTTCACTGAAAAATTCCTTTGCTTCTTTTACTGGCCTTGGATCATCTTACCTTAATGTATATGTGCGAAATACAGGGGAAGTATTTTGGTATCCGTATCAG GTGCTCGAGTCAACATGTGACGTAGAAATTCGGTACTTTCCATTCGACGTCCAAACGTGTAATTTGAAGTTTACTGCATGGAGTTATACAAAGACAGATGTTGACATTAATCGAGGcggtgaaaacatcattttgtccGATTACATGCCAAATAGTATGTGGGACATTCAGTCCACAGCCGCCAG GGAAGTAAACACAGACGAATCAGCTGTTGTGTTTGAGATCAAATTAAAACGGAAGCCTGGATTCTATATAATCAACGTAATCGTCCCAGTCGTTCTCCTGTCCTTTCTGAACACGTTTTCGTTCGTGCTTCCCATAACATCGGGTGAGCGTGCCAGCTACTCCGTTACGCTCTTCCTCTCACTGGCCGTGTTTCTAACCATCGTCGCCTCGTCATTGCCCAAGAATTCCGATAGCGTCTCTTTGCTGTCCATTTACTTGATTCTTATGACGGTTGCAAGCACGTTAATTGTGGTTCTCTGTCTTGTGGAAGCGCGATTAGCTGCTCGGAGCACGACGGACCACCATATCGACAAAGGCTTCTTATTTGTCCATAAGTTAGCCAAAATACTAAGATGCAAGACATGCACACGCATCCAATCGGTGTTGCCTCATGATAACACGGAAGAAAACATGAACAAGGTCAAAGACAATGCTGGAGCAATCGTTTTTGAAGATGTCAACTGGATCGATATCGTGGCTTCAATGGATGTTCTGCTGTTTATATTCTTTATGACATTGACTATATTGGGTGCGTTTGTTATATTTGCAAAAGCCGCAAGTCACTGA